A window of Phaseolus vulgaris cultivar G19833 chromosome 4, P. vulgaris v2.0, whole genome shotgun sequence genomic DNA:
AAAATCCTCAACTATAtcctattaaattttataagatcatttaatcattaaaatataatattaaaaactgatttaacattaaattaataactattttgttattaaatGATAATCTTTAAGAACTAATTTTGCATTTTTACGTATTAAAGGAAATAatcatatttttctttgttttctcaATAGAGTCGGTCACCTTCAATAAATAACATTTAcccattttatttaaaaaaaaaaattgtgtagaTTTTAACAACCAAAATCTCTTTCTTAACTTAATAACTCTTAAACTTAAAGAACACTTACAAGAATATTTATAACTTAAATAAACACACACAATCATTAACAAGATTTTTACAAAGTAAAGACTCATGTGTCTGAGATATGAAACCAATCTTTATCAGTTAAATAAACTTTTCCTCACATGCATAACATTACTAATTTGTTATATAAGTTCTTACACTGAAACACTGTTACCATAGCATCAAAAAAACAAGCCATTTCTGAAGAGAAAGCCATTTCTCAGGATATAGGTGGCGTGGAGGAATATCATCACACCAATGAGAGCCATACCAGGTAGCATCAGGGAGGGagaagttaaaaaaatagtgaGTGAGAAACCATGTGTTGTTGCAATAGATTTTCAGGGTTTGAGGTTTCCAATCTTCCACTGCACCAGATCTATATAGGTATACATAACAAATATGAGATACACATGCCCCATTTATCTCAAATACATCAAAAGAACATTGCTCGAATGTCCTTGATACTGGACCGTCTAATCTTGTTTTGTTTACCTgctaaataacaataataatcataaaCAATTTCAAGTTCATTGCTCCAGATTAAGCATCCTTAATACAGAAACATTAACCAacatttgtttttaaatatagGCTAAAGGAAAATTGTAGGTGTCGAGGGTTTTTGAGAGGAAAGTTGTAAATTTTCACCCATTTAGGTTGGAGGAGGAAAGAGGCTCAGAGTAGCTAGTACTATGTTGAGTAGCAAGGTTTTTGGTAACCATGATATGATATACATATATGAACATGACATGCTATACATGGATGCAATTTTGGTACTTTTGAGTTATGAGAGAAGTTATACAAGTAGAGATGACATAGTAGAAAGAACTATCTTGTTTTGATCCGTCTCTTACCTATAAGAATTATGAGTTAATTTTGTTAGTTACTATGCATAATGATTGCAAACTTAGTTTGCATaaacaaaatctttaaaaaaaatacctaCATGTAgatattgtaataataattttattttaatatttcacattttttttcacTCCATGAATctatcattaaaaataaaatataaataaacataaaattaatatttatattcaataaatattgtcaaattaaatCTTTTAGgaacaagaaaacaaaaaaaagttattgtttaaactactaaaaaaaactataataattaattatcatttcttgacttaaaaacagaattattaTTGTTCTATCTTAACTCACCTCACCTCATCATTGACCTACAGAGGTTACGAGTTATGTGGGACTGAGCGATGTGGATTAAAGTAATTAGCCCATTCcacactctttttttttattcacaatCTCATTCCTACATTAATTACTTAGTATTTTTCATATGAAAACAAgcgaaaaacaaaaaaatcttctacaaattaaaaaaaaaaactaaaagagtATTGAATATCATAATTTTTGTAAATGTTGGAGATACCATGCTGATTAGAGATAAAGACATTCTATAATATATAAGTTTGTACAAACTTTTctgtaaaattgaattaaatttaaagtcaatttcttaaaataGTATCAGAATGTAGAATAACCAGAATTTATTAATCTTATGAGATACCAGTATCATATTTCACttcttaaaatataaacaatacaTTTATCACTATGTGGTCCTAAACTAAATGTTGAACCCTTTAAACATGAGGTGGAAGAAAGAGAGGAAGAACATTTAAAATTCATTGAATGAAAAATGTGAAGCAAAACCTTATTGCCATAAGCATCTCCAAAAGCAATTCCGATCTTCTCCCATGTGAACTTGGGTGATGAACAACTTGTAGATATATTTACAAGGTAAGAACAGTTCGCTGGGGTCTTCGTCTATTGAACACAAAAAAATAATCAtgaacaaaaaagaaaatagaaaaaaaaaggttttcttAAAAGATCACATACTTTGGTACCTGAATATAGCCAAAAGAGAAGGAATCAGAAAGAGCTTGAAGAGAATCAGATTTGGAGTCTGTTACTGAAAGAGTTAGAGCAGAGGCACagcagaagaaaagaagaagctGCTTCATCATTAAGCTTTCACCACAAAAGTCAATACAAGTCGTGCTTTAGAAAACTATACTATTTTATATGCCACTATGTACCACCCTAACTTATTATAAAACAAATACTATATCTTTGAATGAGATTATTCAtaacacaaattaaaataattattgtagtTACTGGTACCCAGAATATTCATAACTCCATGTAACAATAAGTATGCATTAAGTTCATAATGTtatgctgattaaaaaaaaagttcataatgttataattaactAATAATAATTCATCATTAGTATTAACGAACTATTATATTCATAGGATTAAACAACTATTTATCAATCataataattatcttaaaacCAATTTAACGATCATTAtccaaataatatataaatacaacTTTCCAtaaagtatatatttattttcttttattttttatacttatatTTGACGTTGTTACTAActtaaacatttcaaaatatatatatatatatatatatatatatatatatatattcagatAAATCTCTCCCATTTTGTGATCAATCAAAAATTTGTCCATGTAAGAGTATAATTATTTCCATATTAGAATTCTCCAATTTCATTCTAGTAAGAACAATTATATACAAGATTTCCTATAAATTAACTcttacataaattaatttaatttatgaaaaaaaaattgtatttcttttcttttggaaATAACTTAAAAGTTGTttccaaataattttttattgtatttttagtATTCAGTATCATAACTTGTCCTTCTTAGTTATTCTAATTGCCTTAATTGAATTGCAAATAGTGGTAAatgtacaattttaattttatgggTTATATTTGATCCTCTAAAATCATAGTTAtgcaattttagagacaaaaaataactagttgttatagtgactaaattagagaccattttaaagactgaaatgattttttatttctaatagtttctattattgttaaatagtttctaaattggtatctaattagctaccaaggttttaactaccaattatttaaattctaaatttgattcatatatatatatggggcccttttggtgcttatgtgcatggacaTAAGTTTTTTCTTACCATAGTAGATTTACTTAATTTACTTAATGAAAACAAAATCTGAAACTAGAAATGCTTTAAGTAGGTTTATTGTTCTTATACATAATCAATTTAAtgttactataaaaaaaaccatataaacttataaaaaaaccaTATAAACTGATAATGGAAGTGAATTTGCAAGAGTTACTCTTTATGATAATGTAAGCATTATACATCAAATAAGATGTGTAGAAACCCCTCAATAAGACGTTGTTGTTGAAAGCAAACATCAACATATTTTGAATGTTACATGGAGCTTATTGTTTCAATCTAAACTTCGTGTTGTTTTCTGGTCATATGTTGTGATTCATGCTACACATCTAATAAACAAAACTCATTctaatgttttagaaaaaagtACAACTTATGAACTTGTTTATAAAGAGCAACTCGGTCTTAAAAAAGTGAGAGTTTTTGGttctttatattttgtttacaGTTTACAAAGAGATATGTCTAAACTTGATTCAAGAGCAAGAAAGTGTGTGTTTCTTGGTTATAAAACTAGAATGAAAGGATATGATGTGCTTGATATTCATAATATAGAAATCTTTGTTTCAAggaatatgattttttataagcatatttttccatgttttaaatattacaaatgcaataataatgaaaataatatgcAATTAGacaattttgattatatttttgaatcaattaagaaataataaatGTGATGTTAATGATCAAGATTATCAACCCGAAGAGAGTACTCTAGAGGATAGTGAAAACTTGAGAAAGTCATTTAGACAAGAGCTCCTAGTTATCTAAATAATTATCATTCAATTGTCAAATCATATTAATACTAAATGTTTTagaaattttgataaaattatttatcatataTCTACATATCTTGACTATGGCAATCTGACAGTTAAATGTCTTAACTATGTTTTAGTGATACCATCTAATGAGGAACCTCAGAATTATAATAAAGTCATTAAAAAAACAGAGTGGTGCAAGACTATGGAGAAATAAATAGAAGGATTATAAGAGAATGAAACATGGAGTCTAACTAAGCTTCCTCACGATAAGAAGCCCATTAGATGTAAATGggtttataaaatcaaatacaatgCCAAAGgtgatatataattatataaagacAGACTCATTGCGAAAGGGTATACTCACTTAGAAGGAGTAGATTATTTAGATACATTTTCTATTGTTGCTAAATTAATCACTATAAGGATGCTCTTGAACGCTGCAGCTTCTcaaaattggtatttaaagtagttgGACATTAACAATGTGTTTCTATATGGGAGTTAATAAGTGAGGAAGTTTACATCTTACCTCCACCtgcaatcaaaatcaaaattggATAGGTTTGCATGTTAATAAAATCTTTATACGGTTTGAAACAAGCTAGTAAGCAGTGGTTTTCCAAACTATCTTATTCTCTTAATGACATTggtttttctcaatttttttatgatcaTTCATTATTCATAAGAGAAATtggaaataattttattgtatcaTTGGTAtacgtagatgatattatcCTTGCAGACAAATTTGTATCAAACATTAAACAAGTTACTTAGTATCTTAACAAGGCTTTTAAAGTAAATGATTTGGGAGATCTAAAGTTTTTGTTTGGACTCGAGATCGTTAGATCAAGTAATGCTATTCATATGCTCTTGATGTCATCATTGATATTGGTCTCTTAGATGCTAAGCCATGTTCCACACCTATGCTAAAGGACACACAAAAAAACATGTTCAAAAAAGGTATTCCTATGAAAAATATCACTTATCAAAATTCATTGGAAGACTAATATATCTTACCAACACTAAACcaaatatacactacaagaaaatcatcaaatagaaaccaatttttagaaaccaaaataattagttgcaatagtaactaaattagaaaccattttagaaactaaaacaaaaattggtttctaaattagtttctattattttatattattgttaaatagtttttaaattggtctctaattagcaaccaaggttttatctaccaattatttagtttctaattttagtctctaaaaccttggttgctaattagagaccaatttagaaactatttaacaataatagaaaataatagaaactaatttagaaaccaatttttgttttagtttccaaaatagtatctaatttagttactattgcaactaattattttgatctttaaaaattggtttctattccatgattttcttgtagtgataatatacaatgttttttttttaggtcAATTTCTACATGCACCTATTATGGAACATCATAATGACGCTCATCGAATATTATGAGGTTTTTCACAAAAatggagtatttttttttcatatttacgtAAATGGGcaaaagtagaaaaaattaCAGAAATGGACAATTCTTGGTCAAAGTTGCCAATGATGTAGGCAacatcaattaaatttgttaatctctccactttttattttttaattaaagtttctaACCGGATCGGCAATTTCAGTGTAAATAAAATTGGATATTGGATTGGCAATTTCACTCCATTGAAGTTGCCAACCGTATTGGCAAGTTcagttcatatttttttatataaatgacaattaatatttttggaaataaaaatatataaaaaatattttaaaaaatgacaattaattataatatcaaaatttaatttaatttaatttaagaaaatggtatataaagttgaataattaaaattatttttttacaataattttaaataaattggattAAAAATGAGttgtttgataaattaaaaatatttactattttttaaatattgttaaagttaaaaatacacttataaaaatgtgatatgatttatgtataaatttttagattatataatatatgaaaatgtatttatgtaaaataaatgaaaatattgaatagaagtcattaaaagaagatgatattaaaatatttgataacaACATTACAAAGAATGATTCTACTGTTTAAATGGACAATTTCCTCTCTTATGACCTTCATTGCGACAGTAAGAACATTTTTTTGGCTTGTTTTGAATTGGTTGATCCATTTCATTATGCAAACGAGTTGTAATTGGTTGTCCCGAGTTTTTACGTCGCATGTGGGGGTCAGGTATGAAATTTGGTCTGGTATAAGTAGACCAATAATCCTCGTTTCGAACGGGATGGAATTGAACTTGATATGCCTTTCTAATCGTGTGGAGGTTGTAAACCGGATTAATGAATGTCGTCATTTGTAAATGACAAGAGGAACAAACGGCAATCACATGACGACAGGGAAGTCGAAGAGCTTGGAAGTGACCACAATCACACCACAAATCATTTAATCTAACTGTATATGACTGAGGTCGTCGACCATGTTGGGGGGTGGCTAATTCTTGGACATCAAATTCAGAATTTTCTACATTAAACCTTTCCACGAAACACATAGTCAAATCTTGTTGATTTTTTCTAAATAAGGTTGTGATATCTTCTGGATAATGGTGACCTGCACGTAACATGGTGTCTATTTTGAAGGCTCGCTCAAGAAaccatgtttttgttttttcgaAAGTTGCCTTAACCAAAGCGGAAATCGGTAAGGAACGAGCTCCCTTAAGCACGAAGTTAATGCATTCCGCTAGATTTGTGGTCATGTGACCATCCCTCTTTCCCCCATCGTATGCTTGAGTCCATTTCTCTAACGGTATGCGATCTATCCAGGAAAATGCTTGCTTGAACTCAGATCGCATAACTGATAGCTTTGCCTGTACTATCGGTTGTTTCATCTCATAAGTTGTCATAAAGAAGTAAATGAATTTAGTTAAATGGTAAAAAGTCGTAATTATCTATTAGAGAAGGTAAGCAATGTTATTACCCATGTTAATCAACTGTTGTTTGAGCTGggcatttttgaattttttgttgaaattcgATGCGATATGACGTATGCAATACACAGAAACGAGGCCGTCTCCTTCCCATCCAACTTCTTCGGATTGTAATGCTGAAATTATACTGGTTCCTCTATCAGTAATCATGCACAAATTTGGCTGAGGTGTCACATATTGTCGCAATAATTGGAAGAACCAAATTAAAGCCTCCCGAGTCTCGCCTTCAACAATCGCAAACGCCAATGGAAATATGTTCCGATTCCCATCTTGAGCGATTGCGGTCAACAATGTTCCATGGTATCTTCCAGTTAGAAATGTCCCATCAACTTGTACAATGGGCTAGCAAAAATTGAAACCATCGATACAAGGCTTGAAAGACCAAAACACACGATCCAACGTGTAACAAGAATTGTCTTGAGcaccatcaaccatacaaggaGAAGCAATATACTGCACAATTGTCCCCGGATTGCTCTCTTTTACTGCTTCCAACCATCTAGGATGATCATTGTAGGATTGTTCCCAATCGCCAAATGCCAAAGCAAGAGCTTTCTGTTTTCCCAACCAAGCTTTTCTATATGTGATAGTATAGccatacaaattttttatttctgcaATTAAGCTTTTAATTCGGACAGAAGGGTTTGCTTTTACTGAAGTCAACACCATGGACGCAATATGGGTTGAGTCCAAATTAACATGGTCTGCCGAAAGATTTGTTGACAAACAACTATGTTGTGCATCAATTTTCTTTATCTCCCATTGACTTCGGATTTTACTAAAAGATGCACGTAATCTCCATTGGCACCCTCCCTCACGATGTATGCACCGAGCGACATATCTGTCTGGCTTTGATTCCACGACAACAAATTTGTAACCATTGTCTATGTGGTATTGTTTTATGGCATTCAATGTCGCCTCCTTTGACATGAAACACATGTGTTCATTGAGGTCGCGGTCAATGTTATGTTCGGATTGACTGTTAGACGGAATATACTGTGAAGAAGATCTGTTGAACTGATCTTCATCATCCAAATCAAAGTCGTAGTTCTCTCCATCTTCACTTATGTCGTCCACGATGTCTCTAATTATTGGTTCTTCATGTTCGCTTAGTGACGTTTCACCGACATTCCACGTGTCCATCtgcattttaaaagaaataaaattaccttatatatatatattatatgtgtGTGTTGCCTAAATAGGAAGAAATAAGATGATAAATAAGAATGTATTACCTTGACGATTTTGTTTGAACTTTACACTAGAAGGAGAAAATAATGTGTCCCACAAACTTTCTCCTCAATTTTTTTACTTGGATACAAGAATTAAGACAAGAACATGTGTACAACAAAGGATGAATGCATTTGTGTAGAAGACTCCATTGTTGTTCCATTATATAGCAAATGTTGTGTctgaattaaatataattttaacatatttattaaaatttgtattgaGAAGTCCAATCCTCAGCAATCAATCTCTGTGACATTTGTGTATAGAAAACCATCACGCGTGTATAGAAAACCATCACGCCAAGCTAcactttgtttcatttatttttttccaatttcatAACAAAGAAGTTGCCTTCACCATTGACAACTTGGGAAAAAGTTGCATTCACCATTGGCAACTTCTATTCAAAGTTCCCTTCATGTTTGGCAACTTTGCATAGgcacaaaataaaaaagttactcACACTATTGCAACTTTAATTGCAAGGACGTGCAGCACAGCTTGATTTTCTCACAAGCAATGTTTTTCTTACACAAAAGACATGCCAAACTACACTTTACTCACATGACTACATATAGATTCTTTTGGGTACAATGGCACAGAGATTCCCttggcaattcacacttatacTCATTGGTTGGATGAATTTAAAGTTTCAGGAACTCTATTTAATAGAGTCCAATCTCATATCCAATTCACGCTCAATTTATTGCATTGTGCTGGAACTCTATTGCATTGTGCTGGAACTCTTTAGGTGTGTCAAGTTATCTTCAAAGGTAATATTTGtctaaaactttaattatttaattaattatagtattttaattctgaaaaatcattttgtattttctatttatgattaatttatttatattatattagatatttatatataatattaaaagtagGTAGTGAATATTTCTTCATTCTCTCGTTAGTGGtgttttaaatagaaattaatattgttaaaagCGTAATTGATATTTGATTACTGCACAATTTGGTTCCTACCGAACACAGAACAAACTATAATTTGTATTGGGCCAACTGATTTCGAAATACAACCCCACCCGTATtgctaaattatatatatatatatatatatataattcaataatttACCATAATTAcgattataataaaaaaatactgttTTAAAATAgacaatatttttaaagatgttATTTTAAAGTGTAATGGTGTATAATATAGTTTAAAgtgtaattaaataaaataaaattaattaaaatatatttatatttgatctCCACccaggatttttttttttttaataggaaCTAGGTATAAAGGTACTATAAAATATGGTTGTATTTGCAGGAACCATCTTATTAGAATTTTATGGCATCTTGTCGCCTTCCTGCGAATATGTCCCTATTGCGACTCCAAGATAAACATGTTACTAAAGACGTATGGGAAGGTAATGAAAGACTATTGAGACCCAGAAGGCATGCAATCTGGATACTAAAGCATGAGGACATACTTGACCAACGAGTCAAACAGTTAATTGATCATTCTGGTTTTGgacatttgttaaaatttaagaaCATTGACTTCAACCACGTACTACTTACAGCATTAGTGGAAAGATGGAGATCAGAGACTCATACCTTTCACTTTCCTCTCGGTGAAACAACTGTTACTTTGGAGGATGTGGAACTCATATTGGGTTTACCTGTTGATGGACAGGCTGTCACCGGGATT
This region includes:
- the LOC137837720 gene encoding embryo-specific protein ATS3B-like isoform X2, whose protein sequence is MMKQLLLFFCCASALTLSVTDSKSDSLQALSDSFSFGYIQTKTPANCSYLVNISTSCSSPKFTWEKIGIAFGDAYGNKVNKTRLDGPVSRTFEQCSFDVFEINGACVSHICYVYLYRSGAVEDWKPQTLKIYCNNTWFLTHYFFNFSLPDATWYGSHWCDDIPPRHLYPEKWLSLQKWLVFLMLW
- the LOC137837720 gene encoding embryo-specific protein ATS3B-like isoform X1, whose product is MMKQLLLFFCCASALTLSVTDSKSDSLQALSDSFSFGYIQTKTPANCSYLVNISTSCSSPKFTWEKIGIAFGDAYGNKQVNKTRLDGPVSRTFEQCSFDVFEINGACVSHICYVYLYRSGAVEDWKPQTLKIYCNNTWFLTHYFFNFSLPDATWYGSHWCDDIPPRHLYPEKWLSLQKWLVFLMLW
- the LOC137838854 gene encoding uncharacterized protein — protein: MDTWNVGETSLSEHEEPIIRDIVDDISEDGENYDFDLDDEDQFNRSSSQYIPSNSQSEHNIDRDLNEHMCFMSKEATLNAIKQYHIDNGYKFVVVESKPDRYVARCIHREGGCQWRLRASFSKIRSQWEIKKIDAQHSCLSTNLSADHVNLDSTHIASMVLTSVKANPSVRIKSLIAEIKNLYGYTITYRKAWLGKQKALALAFGDWEQSYNDHPRWLEAVKESNPGTIVQYIASPCMVDGAQDNSCYTLDRVFWSFKPCIDGFNFC